The Leptospira stimsonii genome includes a region encoding these proteins:
- a CDS encoding toll/interleukin-1 receptor domain-containing protein, which yields MGTEYVQTLAKLSNKTSTPDDETIRKYLLQALLNIRRNHFVIYKTYDFEIDGFCEILGIDRGLFIFIVELLKEEGLISETEINDHFKPNPIFLTALGYKYIIASDVRRPTMKGVDNSDSFEYDIVISFAGEDRKIVEEIKTALDQRKISVFYDDDSKADLWGKNLYSHLAHIYGKAGKYCIMLLSQNYSKKLWTNHEREHAQARAFRENREYILPIRIDNTEIPGIAETVGYIDFNKSSANEIADLISLKLAKLKTF from the coding sequence TTGGGAACTGAATACGTACAAACACTAGCTAAGTTAAGTAACAAAACTTCCACGCCAGATGATGAAACAATCAGGAAATATTTACTCCAAGCATTATTAAATATTAGAAGAAATCATTTTGTAATATATAAGACGTATGATTTCGAGATAGACGGGTTTTGTGAAATTCTCGGAATCGATCGGGGGTTGTTCATATTTATAGTCGAACTATTAAAAGAAGAAGGTTTAATATCAGAGACTGAAATAAATGATCACTTTAAACCCAATCCTATTTTTCTGACCGCACTAGGATATAAATATATTATTGCTTCTGATGTGCGGAGACCAACTATGAAAGGTGTAGACAATTCGGATAGTTTTGAATATGACATTGTAATCTCTTTTGCCGGAGAAGATCGTAAAATTGTTGAAGAGATCAAAACCGCTTTAGATCAAAGGAAAATATCAGTATTCTATGATGATGACTCAAAAGCGGATTTATGGGGAAAAAATTTGTATTCACATTTAGCACATATCTATGGAAAAGCGGGAAAATATTGTATCATGTTGCTTTCGCAAAATTATTCGAAAAAATTATGGACTAATCATGAACGGGAACATGCTCAGGCGAGAGCATTTAGAGAAAACAGAGAATATATTCTACCTATTAGGATAGATAATACGGAAATTCCAGGAATAGCTGAGACTGTTGGATACATCGACTTTAATAAATCGTCTGCCAATGAAATAGCAGATTTAATCTCGCTAAAGTTAGCGAAATTGAAAACTTTTTAG